The uncultured Bacteroides sp. genomic sequence TCAGAGCATCTGCCTTACAAGCAGAGGGTCGGCGGTTCGAATCCGTCAACGCCCACACAAAAATCCAGAGACTTTCGTTGATAAAACTCGGGCGTTTAGCTCAGCTGGTTCAGAGCATCTGCCTTACAAGCAGAGGGTCGGCGGTTCGAATCCGTCAACGCCCACCGAAGATAGTAGCCTTGCAAGTACTCCTTGTGAGGCTTTTTTTTGTTTCTTTACCTCTTTAACACAAACTTTTCCTGTTTGCGTATCTCTCTATTCAAATAAAAGAATTAATTTTGCAGTCTGATAATTATCATTACACTATGAAACTTGATTTACTTACGGCGATCTCACCGATTGATGGCCGATACAGAGGCAAAGCTGAGGCTTTAGCTACTTACTTTTCTGAGTTTGCATTGATTAAATATCGTGTGCAGGTTGAGGTAGAGTATTTTATTACCTTGTGTGAACTGCCTTTGCCACAACTCAAAGGAGTGGGTGAGGATGTTTTTGAGTCCTTGAGGAAGATATATCGTAACTTTTCAGAAGCCGATGCACAACGCATTAAGGATATTGAAAGTGTGACGAATCATGACGTGAAAGCTGTTGAGTATTTCCTGAAAGAGGAATTCGACAAGCTGGGCGGTCTGGAAGAGTATAAGGAGTTTATACACTTTGGACTTACTTCACAAGATATTAATAATACATCAATTCCGTTATCTATAAAAGAAGCGTTGCAGGATGTTTATTATCCCTTGATAGAAGAGCTTATTGCGCAGTTGAAAAAATACGCAAATGACTGGGCAGAGATTTCAATGCTTGCTAAGACTCATGGTCAGCCTGCATCACCAACCCGTTTGGGTAAGGAAATTATGGTGTTTGCTTACCGTCTGGAACGTCAGTTGGCTACTCTTAAAGCTTGTCCGGTAACTGCAAAGTTTGGTGGTGCAACAGGAAATTACAATGCGCATCATGTGGCTTACCCATCTTTTGACTGGAAGGCTTTTGGTAATCGCTTTGTTTCTGAGAAACTGGGATTGGAACGTGAGGAGTATACAACACAGATTTCAAATTATGATAATCTGTCTGCTATCTTTGACGCCATGAAGCGTATCAATACTATTATGGTTGATATGAACCGTGACTTTTGGATGTATATTTCAATGGAATATTTTAAGCAGAAGATTAAAGCTGGTGAAGTGGGCTCAAGTGCAATGCCTCATAAGGTAAATCCGATTGACTTTGAAAATGCAGAAGGAAACCTTGGAATAGCAAATGCTATCCTTGATCATTTGTCTTCAAAATTACCGGTTTCCCGTTTGCAGCGCGACTTAACAGATTCTACTGTACTTCGTAATGTAGGTGTTCCATTTGGACATGTGCTTATTGCTATTCAGAGTTCGTTGAAAGGTTTACGTAAATTGATATTAAACGAAACTGCTATTTATAATGATTTGGATAATTGCTGGAGTGTAGTTGCTGAGGCTATTCAGACAATTCTTCGTCGTGAAGCTTATCCGCATCCGTATGAAGCATTGAAGGCATTGACAAGAACTAATCAGGCTATCACAGAAGCTTCTATTAAGGAATTTATTGAAGAACTAAATGTTAGCGAGGAAATAAAGAAAGAATTGAGACGTATAACTCCACATAGTTATACTGGGATCTAATTAAAATATACATATATTTAAAGGCCGCGAGGCCAAGTTATAATTTTATTCGAATAAAGTAATGAGTACAGACAACGAAAATTGGCGAGATTCTAACAAAGAGAGTAGAGGCGCCAGCCGTGATGGTAATAAGTCTTTTAACAGAGAAGGATTTGGCCGTCGAGATGACAGTAGACCTTCTTTTAACAGAGATGGTAAGTTTAACCGTGAAGGACGTCCTAGTCGTGAAGGTGGTGATCGCCCCTCACGCCCTTCTTTTAGCAGAGGCAGCAGTGACCGCCCTAGCTTCAATCGTCCTTCCCGTCCATATAATAGAGAAGGTGGAGACCGTCCGTCATTTAACCGCGAAGGCGGCGACAGACCACGTCCTTCTTTCAATCGTGAAGGTGGAGATCGTCCACGCCCATCATTTAACCGTGAAGGTGGAGATCGTCCGTCATTTAACCGTGAAGGTGGTGACAGACCACGTCCTTCTTTCAACCGCGAAGGCGGTGATCGTCCACGCCCATCATTTAACCGTGAAGGTGGCGACAGACCACGTCCTTCATTTAACCGTGAAGGTGGAGATCGTCCGCGCCCATCATTTAATCGTGAAGGTGGCGACAGACCTCGTCCTTCTTTTAATCGCGAAGGTGGAGATCGTCCACGCCCATCATTTAACCGTGAAGGTGGAGATCGTCCGTCATTTAACCGTGAAGGTAGTGACAGACCTCGTCCTTCTTTTAATCGTGAAGGTGGTGATCGTCCGCGTCCATCATTTAATCGTGGTGAAGATAAACCTTGGAGAAAAAATGAAAATCAAGAAGGCGGAGAAGATCGTCCAAGATTCCGTCGTCCTAGTAGCAATTACGGTGGCCCATCTATTCCTAGAGAAGGTGAAGATGGTAGATCACGTCGTCCTAGATTCTCATCGAACGATGGCAGATCTCAAGGATTTGCACGCCCGGTTCGCAGAAGAAGCGATGATTATGATCCAAATGCTAAGTATAGCGAAAAGAAAAGAATTGAATATAAGGAACAGTTCGCAGATCCTAATGAACCAATCCGTTTAAATAAATATCTTGCAAATGCAGGTGTTTGTTCACGTCGTGAAGCTGATGAGTTTATTACAGCCGGAGTTGTTTCGGTAAATGGTGAAATTATCACTGAACTTGGAACAAAGGTTAAACGTACTGATGTGGTTAAATTCCACGAAGAAACTGTATCTTTAGAAAGTAAGGTGTATGTTTTGCTAAACAAACCTAAAGATTGTGTTACTACTTCTGATGATCCTCAGGCTAGACTTACAGTAATGGACTTAGTGAAAGGTGCATGTGAGGAAAGAATTTATCCTGTAGGACGTCTTGACCGTAACACTACTGGTGTATTGTTGCTGACTAATGATGGTGATTTGGCTTCTAAACTGACTCATCCTCAGTTCTTGAAAAAGAAAATCTATCATGTTTTCTTAGATAAGAATGTAACTAAACATGATATGGAGCAAATTGCTGCCGGTGTAGAACTGGAAGATGGCGAAATTCATGCAGACGCAATTAGCTATGCTACTGAAACGGATAAAGATCAGGTAGGAATTGAAATCCACTCTGGTAAAAACCGTATCGTTCGTCGTATATTTGAATCTTTAGGATACAAAGTAATTAAGTTGGACCGTGTATTCTTTGCCGGACTGACTAAGAAGAGCCTTCGTCGTGGTGAGTGGAGATATCTCACAGAGCAGGAAGTGAACATGCTTCGAATGGGAGCTTTTGAATAAAAAAGAATGGGGGTATATGCAAATATACCCCTACCTTATATAATAATGTATATAAAAGACTTTTATGGAAAAAATTTGTAGAACAAGAATTGTTGATGTTCTGAAGATGGAAAGCTTTGGGACAATTGTAAACGTGAAGGGATGGGTAAGAACTCGCCGGGGCAGTAAACAAGTTAACTTTATCGCTTTGAATGACGGTTCTACCATTAATAATATTCAGATCGTAATAGATATAGAGAAATTTGGCGAAGAATATTTAAAACCGATTACTACAGGAGCTTGTATTAGTGTAAACGGTGAATTAGTGGAATCACTTGGACAAGGACAAAAAGCTGAGTTGCATGCTTGTGAAATAGAAATATTGGGTACTGCTGATCCTGCTACTTATCCATTGCAGAAGAAAGGTCATTCCATGGAATTCCTCCGTGAGATTGCACACCTTCGTCCACGTACCAATACTTTTGGTGCAGTGTTCCGTATTCGTCATAATATGGCTATTGCTATACACAAATTCTTCCATGAACGAGGATTCTTCTATTTTCATACACCTATCATCACAGCATCCGATTGTGAAGGTGCCGGACAAATGTTCCAGGTAACCACTATGAATCTTTATGATTTAAAGAAGGATGAGAATGGTTCTATTGATTATGATAATGACTTCTTTGGCAAACAGGCTAGTCTTACTGTTTCCGGACAGTTGGAAGGTGAGCTTGCTGCGATGTCAATGGGCTCCATCTATACTTTTGGTCCTACTTTTCGTGCTGAAAACTCTAACACTCCTCGTCACTTGGCAGAGTTTTGGATGATTGAACCGGAAGTTGCCTTCAATGAAATTGAAGATAATATGCAGTTGGCGGAAGATTTTATCAAATACTGTGTAAAATGGGCTTTGGATAATTGTCAGGATGATATTCAGTTCCTGAATAACATGTTTGATAAAGAACTTATTGCTCGTTTGCAATCTGTGCTCGATGATAGCTTTGTTCGTCTTCCTTATACAGAAGGCGTGAAAATTCTTGAAGAAGCTGTGG encodes the following:
- the purB gene encoding adenylosuccinate lyase, yielding MKLDLLTAISPIDGRYRGKAEALATYFSEFALIKYRVQVEVEYFITLCELPLPQLKGVGEDVFESLRKIYRNFSEADAQRIKDIESVTNHDVKAVEYFLKEEFDKLGGLEEYKEFIHFGLTSQDINNTSIPLSIKEALQDVYYPLIEELIAQLKKYANDWAEISMLAKTHGQPASPTRLGKEIMVFAYRLERQLATLKACPVTAKFGGATGNYNAHHVAYPSFDWKAFGNRFVSEKLGLEREEYTTQISNYDNLSAIFDAMKRINTIMVDMNRDFWMYISMEYFKQKIKAGEVGSSAMPHKVNPIDFENAEGNLGIANAILDHLSSKLPVSRLQRDLTDSTVLRNVGVPFGHVLIAIQSSLKGLRKLILNETAIYNDLDNCWSVVAEAIQTILRREAYPHPYEALKALTRTNQAITEASIKEFIEELNVSEEIKKELRRITPHSYTGI
- a CDS encoding pseudouridine synthase, with the translated sequence MSTDNENWRDSNKESRGASRDGNKSFNREGFGRRDDSRPSFNRDGKFNREGRPSREGGDRPSRPSFSRGSSDRPSFNRPSRPYNREGGDRPSFNREGGDRPRPSFNREGGDRPRPSFNREGGDRPSFNREGGDRPRPSFNREGGDRPRPSFNREGGDRPRPSFNREGGDRPRPSFNREGGDRPRPSFNREGGDRPRPSFNREGGDRPSFNREGSDRPRPSFNREGGDRPRPSFNRGEDKPWRKNENQEGGEDRPRFRRPSSNYGGPSIPREGEDGRSRRPRFSSNDGRSQGFARPVRRRSDDYDPNAKYSEKKRIEYKEQFADPNEPIRLNKYLANAGVCSRREADEFITAGVVSVNGEIITELGTKVKRTDVVKFHEETVSLESKVYVLLNKPKDCVTTSDDPQARLTVMDLVKGACEERIYPVGRLDRNTTGVLLLTNDGDLASKLTHPQFLKKKIYHVFLDKNVTKHDMEQIAAGVELEDGEIHADAISYATETDKDQVGIEIHSGKNRIVRRIFESLGYKVIKLDRVFFAGLTKKSLRRGEWRYLTEQEVNMLRMGAFE
- the asnS gene encoding asparagine--tRNA ligase — translated: MEKICRTRIVDVLKMESFGTIVNVKGWVRTRRGSKQVNFIALNDGSTINNIQIVIDIEKFGEEYLKPITTGACISVNGELVESLGQGQKAELHACEIEILGTADPATYPLQKKGHSMEFLREIAHLRPRTNTFGAVFRIRHNMAIAIHKFFHERGFFYFHTPIITASDCEGAGQMFQVTTMNLYDLKKDENGSIDYDNDFFGKQASLTVSGQLEGELAAMSMGSIYTFGPTFRAENSNTPRHLAEFWMIEPEVAFNEIEDNMQLAEDFIKYCVKWALDNCQDDIQFLNNMFDKELIARLQSVLDDSFVRLPYTEGVKILEEAVAKGHKFEFPVFWGADLASEHERYLVEDHFKRPVILTDYPKEIKSFYMKQNEDGKTVRAMDVLFPKIGEIIGGSQREEDFEKLSKRAEEMGVPTKDIWWYLDTRRFGTAPHSGFGLGFERLLLFVTGMTNIRDVIPFPRTPRNAEF